The following proteins are encoded in a genomic region of Brachypodium distachyon strain Bd21 chromosome 1, Brachypodium_distachyon_v3.0, whole genome shotgun sequence:
- the LOC100829680 gene encoding uncharacterized protein LOC100829680 isoform X1, with amino-acid sequence MAASGTTLVVYKAVFAALGVLMVGTLVYTCITDGSPFRTELLTPWMVATLVDFYVNVVAISTWVVYKEVNWISSAFWLVMLFCFGSAATCAYIVNKLFEITPSGPSQDPLDLLLLRQGNPPERKCYFVKIGRIVFSILGILMAALVTYTVITDGLPFRKDLLTPWMAATLVDFYINVFAISVWVVHKESTWISSVIWICLLICFGSITTCGYIVVQLLRVSYHDPIDHVLLNSHSKPVRRQPLAARRPPTMSPPAAKGLVPFASGT; translated from the exons ATGGCGGCGTCAGGAACAACCCTAGTCGTGTACAAGGCGGTGTTTGCGGCGCTGGGCGTGCTCATGGTGGGCACCTTGGTGTACACATGCATCACCGACGGCTCGCCCTTTCGCACTGAGCTACTGACGCC GTGGATGGTGGCAACACTGGTCGATTTTTATGTAAATGTAGTAGCTATCTCG ACTTGGGTTGTCTACAAGGAAGTAAATTGGATTAGTTCCGCGTTCTGGTTAGttatgttgttttgttttggcag TGCTGCCACATGTGCTTATATTGTTAATAAGTTATTTGAAATAACACCTTCAGGGCCTTCCCAAGATCCACTTGATCTTTTGTTGCTCAG ACAAGGTAATCCACCCGAAAGGAAGTGctattttgtcaaaattggcAGGATTGTTTTCAGCATTTTGGGCATACTCATGGCTGCACTTGTCACTTATACTGTCATTACAGACGGACTACCTTTTAGGAAGGATTTGTTGACACC GTGGATGGCTGCAACCTTAGTTGACTTCTATATAAATGTCTTTGCAATATCG GTATGGGTTGTTCACAAAGAGTCAACTTGGATCTCGTCAGTCATTTGGATATGCTTGTTGATATGCTTTGGAAG CATCACCACGTGTGGCTACATTGTCGTTCAACTTCTCCGAGTATCATACCACGATCCAATCGATCATGTACTGCTGAACTCCCATAGCAA GCCAGTTCGTCGCCAGCCGCTCGCTGCTCGTAGGCCGCCAACCATGTCACCGCCAGCCGCCAAAGGCCTCGTGCCATTCGCGTCTGGAACGTAG
- the LOC100829680 gene encoding uncharacterized protein LOC100829680 isoform X4: MAASGTTLVVYKAVFAALGVLMVGTLVYTCITDGSPFRTELLTPWMVATLVDFYVNVVAISTWVVYKEVNWISSAFWLVMLFCFGSAATCAYIVNKLFEITPSGPSQDPLDLLLLRQGNPPERKCYFVKIGRIVFSILGILMAALVTYTVITDGLPFRKDLLTPWMAATLVDFYINVFAISVWVVHKESTWISSVIWICLLICFGSITTCGYIVVQLLRVSYHDPIDHVLLNSHSKGSSSA; the protein is encoded by the exons ATGGCGGCGTCAGGAACAACCCTAGTCGTGTACAAGGCGGTGTTTGCGGCGCTGGGCGTGCTCATGGTGGGCACCTTGGTGTACACATGCATCACCGACGGCTCGCCCTTTCGCACTGAGCTACTGACGCC GTGGATGGTGGCAACACTGGTCGATTTTTATGTAAATGTAGTAGCTATCTCG ACTTGGGTTGTCTACAAGGAAGTAAATTGGATTAGTTCCGCGTTCTGGTTAGttatgttgttttgttttggcag TGCTGCCACATGTGCTTATATTGTTAATAAGTTATTTGAAATAACACCTTCAGGGCCTTCCCAAGATCCACTTGATCTTTTGTTGCTCAG ACAAGGTAATCCACCCGAAAGGAAGTGctattttgtcaaaattggcAGGATTGTTTTCAGCATTTTGGGCATACTCATGGCTGCACTTGTCACTTATACTGTCATTACAGACGGACTACCTTTTAGGAAGGATTTGTTGACACC GTGGATGGCTGCAACCTTAGTTGACTTCTATATAAATGTCTTTGCAATATCG GTATGGGTTGTTCACAAAGAGTCAACTTGGATCTCGTCAGTCATTTGGATATGCTTGTTGATATGCTTTGGAAG CATCACCACGTGTGGCTACATTGTCGTTCAACTTCTCCGAGTATCATACCACGATCCAATCGATCATGTACTGCTGAACTCCCATAGCAA GGGATCATCCTCGGCCTAA
- the LOC100829680 gene encoding uncharacterized protein LOC100829680 isoform X3 produces the protein MAASGTTLVVYKAVFAALGVLMVGTLVYTCITDGSPFRTELLTPWMVATLVDFYVNVVAISTWVVYKEVNWISSAFWLVMLFCFGSAATCAYIVNKLFEITPSGPSQDPLDLLLLRQGNPPERKCYFVKIGRIVFSILGILMAALVTYTVITDGLPFRKDLLTPWMAATLVDFYINVFAISVWVVHKESTWISSVIWICLLICFGSITTCGYIVVQLLRVSYHDPIDHVLLNSHSKYGIAPSINV, from the exons ATGGCGGCGTCAGGAACAACCCTAGTCGTGTACAAGGCGGTGTTTGCGGCGCTGGGCGTGCTCATGGTGGGCACCTTGGTGTACACATGCATCACCGACGGCTCGCCCTTTCGCACTGAGCTACTGACGCC GTGGATGGTGGCAACACTGGTCGATTTTTATGTAAATGTAGTAGCTATCTCG ACTTGGGTTGTCTACAAGGAAGTAAATTGGATTAGTTCCGCGTTCTGGTTAGttatgttgttttgttttggcag TGCTGCCACATGTGCTTATATTGTTAATAAGTTATTTGAAATAACACCTTCAGGGCCTTCCCAAGATCCACTTGATCTTTTGTTGCTCAG ACAAGGTAATCCACCCGAAAGGAAGTGctattttgtcaaaattggcAGGATTGTTTTCAGCATTTTGGGCATACTCATGGCTGCACTTGTCACTTATACTGTCATTACAGACGGACTACCTTTTAGGAAGGATTTGTTGACACC GTGGATGGCTGCAACCTTAGTTGACTTCTATATAAATGTCTTTGCAATATCG GTATGGGTTGTTCACAAAGAGTCAACTTGGATCTCGTCAGTCATTTGGATATGCTTGTTGATATGCTTTGGAAG CATCACCACGTGTGGCTACATTGTCGTTCAACTTCTCCGAGTATCATACCACGATCCAATCGATCATGTACTGCTGAACTCCCATAGCAAGTATGGAATTGCACCCTCCATTAATGTTTGA
- the LOC100829680 gene encoding uncharacterized protein LOC100829680 isoform X2, producing the protein MAASGTTLVVYKAVFAALGVLMVGTLVYTCITDGSPFRTELLTPWMVATLVDFYVNVVAISTWVVYKEVNWISSAFWLVMLFCFGSAATCAYIVNKLFEITPSGPSQDPLDLLLLRQGNPPERKCYFVKIGRIVFSILGILMAALVTYTVITDGLPFRKDLLTPWMAATLVDFYINVFAISVWVVHKESTWISSVIWICLLICFGSITTCGYIVVQLLRVSYHDPIDHVLLNSHSKSCGSTTCTFRGSSSA; encoded by the exons ATGGCGGCGTCAGGAACAACCCTAGTCGTGTACAAGGCGGTGTTTGCGGCGCTGGGCGTGCTCATGGTGGGCACCTTGGTGTACACATGCATCACCGACGGCTCGCCCTTTCGCACTGAGCTACTGACGCC GTGGATGGTGGCAACACTGGTCGATTTTTATGTAAATGTAGTAGCTATCTCG ACTTGGGTTGTCTACAAGGAAGTAAATTGGATTAGTTCCGCGTTCTGGTTAGttatgttgttttgttttggcag TGCTGCCACATGTGCTTATATTGTTAATAAGTTATTTGAAATAACACCTTCAGGGCCTTCCCAAGATCCACTTGATCTTTTGTTGCTCAG ACAAGGTAATCCACCCGAAAGGAAGTGctattttgtcaaaattggcAGGATTGTTTTCAGCATTTTGGGCATACTCATGGCTGCACTTGTCACTTATACTGTCATTACAGACGGACTACCTTTTAGGAAGGATTTGTTGACACC GTGGATGGCTGCAACCTTAGTTGACTTCTATATAAATGTCTTTGCAATATCG GTATGGGTTGTTCACAAAGAGTCAACTTGGATCTCGTCAGTCATTTGGATATGCTTGTTGATATGCTTTGGAAG CATCACCACGTGTGGCTACATTGTCGTTCAACTTCTCCGAGTATCATACCACGATCCAATCGATCATGTACTGCTGAACTCCCATAGCAA ATCTTGCGGTTCGACGACCTGCACGTTTAGGGGATCATCCTCGGCCTAA
- the LOC100829680 gene encoding uncharacterized protein LOC100829680 isoform X5 — translation MAASGTTLVVYKAVFAALGVLMVGTLVYTCITDGSPFRTELLTPWMVATLVDFYVNVVAISTWVVYKEVNWISSAFWLVMLFCFGSAATCAYIVNKLFEITPSGPSQDPLDLLLLRQGNPPERKCYFVKIGRIVFSILGILMAALVTYTVITDGLPFRKDLLTPWMAATLVDFYINVFAISVWVVHKESTWISSVIWICLLICFGSITTCGYIVVQLLRVSYHDPIDHVLLNSHSKKI, via the exons ATGGCGGCGTCAGGAACAACCCTAGTCGTGTACAAGGCGGTGTTTGCGGCGCTGGGCGTGCTCATGGTGGGCACCTTGGTGTACACATGCATCACCGACGGCTCGCCCTTTCGCACTGAGCTACTGACGCC GTGGATGGTGGCAACACTGGTCGATTTTTATGTAAATGTAGTAGCTATCTCG ACTTGGGTTGTCTACAAGGAAGTAAATTGGATTAGTTCCGCGTTCTGGTTAGttatgttgttttgttttggcag TGCTGCCACATGTGCTTATATTGTTAATAAGTTATTTGAAATAACACCTTCAGGGCCTTCCCAAGATCCACTTGATCTTTTGTTGCTCAG ACAAGGTAATCCACCCGAAAGGAAGTGctattttgtcaaaattggcAGGATTGTTTTCAGCATTTTGGGCATACTCATGGCTGCACTTGTCACTTATACTGTCATTACAGACGGACTACCTTTTAGGAAGGATTTGTTGACACC GTGGATGGCTGCAACCTTAGTTGACTTCTATATAAATGTCTTTGCAATATCG GTATGGGTTGTTCACAAAGAGTCAACTTGGATCTCGTCAGTCATTTGGATATGCTTGTTGATATGCTTTGGAAG CATCACCACGTGTGGCTACATTGTCGTTCAACTTCTCCGAGTATCATACCACGATCCAATCGATCATGTACTGCTGAACTCCCATAGCAA GAAGATTTGA